A genomic segment from Antedon mediterranea chromosome 6, ecAntMedi1.1, whole genome shotgun sequence encodes:
- the LOC140052184 gene encoding uncharacterized protein isoform X1, translating into MSGRRDRRDYDSGSSSYRSSRHHDGGRHGRHSSHHDGDWICSGCGNNNFARRRQCNKCGQEKSHAKTKSGGIEIGKQLAEKSKGLFAADDWQCKMCGNVNWSRRSECNVCKSPKVGCVESRTGYGGGFNERENVQYNEREDSDGEFDEFGRKKKKYRGKLDDERKERETKNETNKKEKEDEEDEEDDEEDGDSDAYKLTSDEEEEEDENDVSAYDLGDSDEDTNDKKDPNSSAAKSSENSESAGHDGQRKRARSRSRSHEREIKKFAES; encoded by the exons ATGTCAGGAAGAAGAGACAGACGAGATTATGACAGTGGAAGTTCTAGTTATAGATCATCAAGACATCATGACGGGGGAAGACATGGAAGGCATAGCTCTCATCATGATGGTGACTGGATCTGCTCGGG GTGTGGTAACAACAATTTTGCTAGACGAAGGCAATGCAATAAATGTGGACAAG AGAAGTCTCATGCGAAGACAAAGTCAGGAGGAATAGAGATTGGGAAACAGCTGGCAGAGAAGAGCAAGGGGTTGTTTGCTGCTGATGACTGGCAGTGTAAAAT GTGTGGCAATGTGAACTGGTCTCGTCGGTCTGAATGTAATGTTTGTAAATCCCCAAAAGTTGGATGTGTAGAGTCTAGAACAG GCTATGGTGGTGGATTTAATGAACGTGAAAACGTACAGTACAATGAAAGGGAAGATTCTGATGGAGAGTTTGATGAG TTTggaagaaaaaagaagaaataccGCGGTAAGCTTGATGATGAACGTAAAGAACgtgaaacaaaaaatgaaacaaataaaaaagaaaaagaagatgAAGAAGATGAGGAGGATGATGAGGAGGATGGTGATTCAGATGCGTACAAATTGACATCAGAT gaagaagaagaagaagatgaaAATGATGTATCAGCTTATGATTTAGGAGACAGTGATGAAGACACAAACGATAAAAAAGATCCAAATAGCTCTGCTGCCAA ATCGTCTGAAAACAGTGAATCCGCTGGACACGACGGACAAAGGAAACGGGCAAGAAGTCGGTCAAGATCACATGAAAGAGAAATAAAGAAATTTGCCGAATCATGA
- the LOC140052184 gene encoding uncharacterized protein isoform X2 — translation MTVEVLVIDHQDIMTGEDMEGIALIMMVTGSARGVVTTILLDEGNAINVDKSHAKTKSGGIEIGKQLAEKSKGLFAADDWQCKMCGNVNWSRRSECNVCKSPKVGCVESRTGYGGGFNERENVQYNEREDSDGEFDEFGRKKKKYRGKLDDERKERETKNETNKKEKEDEEDEEDDEEDGDSDAYKLTSDEEEEEDENDVSAYDLGDSDEDTNDKKDPNSSAAKSSENSESAGHDGQRKRARSRSRSHEREIKKFAES, via the exons ATGACAGTGGAAGTTCTAGTTATAGATCATCAAGACATCATGACGGGGGAAGACATGGAAGGCATAGCTCTCATCATGATGGTGACTGGATCTGCTCGGG GTGTGGTAACAACAATTTTGCTAGACGAAGGCAATGCAATAAATGTGGACAAG TCTCATGCGAAGACAAAGTCAGGAGGAATAGAGATTGGGAAACAGCTGGCAGAGAAGAGCAAGGGGTTGTTTGCTGCTGATGACTGGCAGTGTAAAAT GTGTGGCAATGTGAACTGGTCTCGTCGGTCTGAATGTAATGTTTGTAAATCCCCAAAAGTTGGATGTGTAGAGTCTAGAACAG GCTATGGTGGTGGATTTAATGAACGTGAAAACGTACAGTACAATGAAAGGGAAGATTCTGATGGAGAGTTTGATGAG TTTggaagaaaaaagaagaaataccGCGGTAAGCTTGATGATGAACGTAAAGAACgtgaaacaaaaaatgaaacaaataaaaaagaaaaagaagatgAAGAAGATGAGGAGGATGATGAGGAGGATGGTGATTCAGATGCGTACAAATTGACATCAGAT gaagaagaagaagaagatgaaAATGATGTATCAGCTTATGATTTAGGAGACAGTGATGAAGACACAAACGATAAAAAAGATCCAAATAGCTCTGCTGCCAA ATCGTCTGAAAACAGTGAATCCGCTGGACACGACGGACAAAGGAAACGGGCAAGAAGTCGGTCAAGATCACATGAAAGAGAAATAAAGAAATTTGCCGAATCATGA